A segment of the Methanothermococcus thermolithotrophicus DSM 2095 genome:
CAACTGCCGAATTAGAGGTTTTAAACCTGACTCTTGAAGAATTAGAATCTGTAAGGTTAGTGGATTATATGGGTTATTCTCATGAAGAAGCTGCAAATGCCATGGGGATTTCAAGAAGGGTTTTTTGGAGTATCCTAAAATCTGCAAGAAAAAAAATAGTTGATGTCTTGATTAATGGGAAAGCCCTCAGTATAGGTGGCGGCCATTATCAAATAAGAGAATGTGGGTCCTATGAAGAATGTGGTAGGGAAAAAAGATGTAGATTTAGACTTTTACCATGTAAAAAATCTAATTCTGATCTTGAATAGATGACATTAATGTTGTATTTTAGATTAAGGGTAATATCCCAGATTTAAATTAAGGGGTAAATTATGAAAAAAGATATTGACTCAGTAATTGATCGTATAGACTCAATGTTAAAAACGACACCTGAATCATATAGCACATATAAACTGTTAAAGACACACAGAGAATTTTTAATTGGAAGTACGGATTATTTAAAAAATTCCAATCATACAATAGCATTTATAGGAAAAGTGGGTGTTGGGAAAACTACTGCCATATCTAAATTATTAAATTTAATAGATTGTAGCGGAAAAGAATTATTACAAACAGGCAGTGGTAGGACAACAGTATGTGAAGTAGAAATTCGTGAAAGCAATAGAATATCCATAGAAGTAGAACCGTATTCCAATGATGAAGTAGAAAAATATTTAGAAGAGTTTTCCACGTACATCGAAAACAAAATTTTAAAAAAGACCTCACAAAGCGAAAAATCTTTTACACTAAGTAGCGAAATAGAAAGGGCACTGCGAAATATGCTTGAATTAAAAATAAGGCGATTTAAGGAAAATGGTAAAAGAAAAAGTATTGATGATGCTGTTGAGCTTTATAATTCCTGTAGTTCAAAAGATGAATTTTACCAAAAACTTTTACAGAGAATCAATCTATCAAATCGAACTACAACGGAGATATTTACATTTTCAGACAGTAAAGAGTGGATAAGGAATAATTTTGAAGAGATAAATAATGGAAAGAATAAAAATGTACCACTTCCTAAAAAAATAATTATTAATATTAATGAAAATCCAGTAAAAATACCAAAAATTAATTTATCATTTTTAGATACTAAGGGAGTTGATGAGACTGCAAACAGGCAAGATATTGAAAATCAGCTGAAAGATTCACGTACAATATCTGTACTATGTACAAGTTTTAATGATGCTCCAGATAAAGTGAGTACAGATATCCTGAGATATATGAAAGATTCAGGTTTAACTAAGTATATCTCTAAAAGAATCATTATTCTTGTATTGGATAAAAATGGAGAAGCTGAATGTATAGCTGATTTGGAAGAACCAGATTTGGAAGAAGGTAGAGAAATACGAAAAGATCAGATTGAAAGAGATTTAAAAAACTCACTAAACTTGGATGATATAGAAATCGTATTTTTTAATTCAAAAGAAGACGATCCTGAAGAATTAATCTCCATTTTAATTAATAAAGTATTGGCATTGCGTAAAGAACATGAAAATCAGGTAGAAACTATTATTGAATCGTTAGATGAAATTGAAAAACAGACTAATACGCAACTATCTTCGGAGGCTTTACGAAGAGTAAGAGAATCTGTTTCAATATGGATTAAAGATGCCGAGAATATCCAATGTAACTTAAAAAAAAATTTTACCAATATATTGGAAATAATACTAGATAAAGGAACGCATGCGTCTAGCGTAAGAGCCTGTGTTAATCGTCGTGGTCAATGGCATAATTTAGATTATTATAAAATACTTTCTGACGCCTCAAGATATCAGACTGTCAAAGCATTTGATAAATCCAAGAATGAACTTAACTGTATTATTTCCAACATGCTTAAACAAAAAGATTTACACTATCAGAAAGGTACATTAAATTCTATTCAAAATATTTTGGAGAAAAGGGTTGAAAAGATATACCAAGAAGCATATGATAGGGGAAGAGACAATTACTTCGATAATTTATTTAATGATGACGATCTATGGTCAAATATGATGCAAGAATGGGGAAAAGGGACTGGATACAAAAACCGAATTTCAAGCCATACGGAGCAGTGGTTTTTAAATCAGGATCATGATACTTTTGATAAAGAAAATAGTGAAAAACTCAATTTAATGTGGCAAGAATTATTGGTTGAAATAAACAATCTTATTGGAAATGAAAATTAACACTAAATGCTTCATAGAGGTGATATTGATGTTATTATTGGAAGTAAAAAATGTCTCGAAAAAATTTGGCGATACCGAAGTATTAAAGAATATCAGCTTTGAACTTAATGAAGGAGAAGTTTTAGGAGTCCTTGGAAGAAGCGGTTCTGGAAAATCGGTTTTATTACACATGCTTAGAGGAATGGATGGTTACGAACCTACCGAAGGTAAGATAATATACCATATTGCACAGTGTGAAGAATGTGGGGAAGTAGATGGACCTTCCAAAGATGGAGAGACATGTGGGTGCGGAGGGACGTTTAAGAAAATTACCGTAGATTTTTGGAACAATAAAGAAACTACTTATTATTTAAAGAAAAAAATAGCAATTATGCTCCAGAGGACGTTTGCCCTCTACGGTGAAAGGTCAGTTATTGAAAACATATTGGAAGCTCTGCAAAACGCAGGTATCGAAGGTCCAGAGGCAACCGAAACTGCTTTAAAATTAATAAAAATGGTTAAGTTGGAACACAGAATTACGCATATTGCAAGAGATTTAAGCGGTGGGGAGAAACAGAGGGTTGTTCTTGCAAGACAGATAGCTAAAAAACCATTTATATTCCTTGCAGATGAACCTACAGGAACATTAGACCCTAGAACTGGAAAACTAGTCCACGATGCCTTGATGAATGCCGTTATTAAGAACAAAATTGCAATGGTTATAACTTCACACTGGCCTGAAGTAGTTGCAGAGCTCTCTCAAAAAGCCATATGGCTTGAAAATGGAGAAATTAAAATGGCAGGCGATAGCAACGCTATTGTCGAAGAGTTCATGAAAACTGTAACCTCATTAAAAAAGGTCGAAGAAGTTGAAATTAGAGATGAACTAATAAAACTTGAAAATATTGAAAAGAAGTACTGTTCAGTTGAAAGGGGAGTTATTAAAGCAGTAGATGGTGTTAATTTAACCATCAATGAAATGGAAATATTTGGTTTAGTTGGAGTTAGTGGGGCTGGAAAAACCACACTTTCTAAAATAATTGCAGGTGTTCTTCAACCTTCAAAAGGTAAGTACTTCTTTAGATTGGGCGATGAATGGATAGATATGACAAAGCCAGGACCTGCCAATAGGGGAAGGGCAAAAAGATATATCGGAATGCTCTTCCAGGAATACAGCCTGTACCCTCATAGGACTATCCTTTATAACCTGACAGAGTCAATAGGATTGGAGATGCCTGGAGAATTTGCTAGAATGAAAGCAGAACATACATTAGTTTCAGTAGGATTCACCGAAGAAGAAGCAGAAAAAATATTGGATAAATATCCAAAAGAACTGAGTGTTGGGGAAAGGCACAGGGTTGCTTTAGCCCAGGTTTTAATTAGGGAACCACACGTTATCCTACTTGATGAACCTACTGGAACTATGGATCCACTCACAAGAAACATGGTAGCTGAATCAATCCAAAAATCAAGAAAGGACCTTGAACAAACCTACATCATAGTATCCCACGATATGGACTTTGTTCTAAATGTATGTGATAGAGCTGCGTTAGTTAGAAACGGAAAAATTATGAAGGTAGGAAAGCCAGAAGAAATAGTTAACATATTAACCGAAGAAGAAAAAGACGAAATGTTGAAGCAGTAATTATTTATGCTCTTTATATTATTTTTATTTACCTATTAACTCTTCAAGGTACTCTATCTCTTTTATTACTTCAGAGATTTTTTCATCCCGAGCCTTTAAAAAAGTCTTGGATTCCAAAGTTGGCCATCTTTTTCGATTCAACCTTTTTTTAAAAGGTTGGTTTGAGAGTTCTTTATTGTAGTTTAAATCGTTTAGTTCTAAGTTAATACAATTTTTATAGCCGTATTCATGAACTAGCTTTTTTAATGGTTCTGAGAAATCTACCATCGAATACCTTAAGGGATAGTGATCCTTATTGTCAATTACTCCAGATATGTGCACATTTTTTATCTGTTCATGCAGCTCATCTACGAAATTTGAACTATTTTCCCTTGCATGTGCAAAATCCAGGGTCATTTTTAGATTTTTGGAATTAAATTTTTCAAGAACTGATTTCATCTCTTCAACAGAGTAGCAAATATTATTTACTTTTTTGCGTGGGTTTTCAAGGCAGAGGATTATATTTTTTTCTTCTGCATACTTCAAAGAGATATCGAGGTATTCATAAAATTTTATGTACTCATCCTCTGTCGGAGCTCTGCTAGTAGGTCTTTTCCCCGGATGAATGGTTAAATATTTTGCACCATAAAGATTGGCAAGTTCTATGGCCCATAGAGTTTCCATAATTGATGCCTTTTGAATATATGGGTTTATTGAAGATGGATTTAACTCAATATATGGTGCATGAACCGTTAAACAGAATTTAGATAGAACGTCCTTTAAGCTATTTACATAGTCCAAGCTGTCCCTTTTTTTCCAGAAATCAGGATTTTCAGGAAAGAATTCCATACACCTTAATCCCAAGTCCTGAAATATATCGGCTATTTCTTCAATTGGATACTCCCAAAAAAACAGTGTAGAACAACCTATTTTTATCATATTAGTAAATATAATATTTTGTGTATAAATAATTAAAGGGAGGTAAATAATGCTCAGCAAGTTTAGGGGGGCTATACTCGGGCTTTCAATAGGTGATGCCCTTGGAATGCCGTCTGAGGGACTTACCAAAGAAGAAATAAAACTGAATTATGGAAAAATAGAGGACTACTCATCTCCAAAAAACCATTTTGAAGGCATTTTAACTGCCGGAGATTATACCGACGACACCCAACAAACAATAGCAATGATAAAATCAATAAAACCAGAAGGTTTTAGTATGGAACTCTTTATAAAGAATTTGATCGACTGGTATAATAATAGTCCGATAGGTATGGGCCCAACAAGTGAAAAGGCGATAAAAAATTTGATCAATGGAAATTATGAAGGGGTCAACTCAAAAACCTGTGGAGCTGCGATGAGAGTGGCCCCTTTAGGACTTTATTATTATGATAATCTTTTAGAATTAAAAAAGCATGTGATAGAATCATCAAAAATAACCCACAACAACAAAGATGCCATAGCCGGAGCTCTGACAATAGCATTTTTTGTAGCATCATGCTTAGGAAACCAAGATTGTAAAAATAAAGAGTATTTGAAGAAATGTTCAGAATTTGTATCTGATGTTTCTGAAGATTTTGCAGAAAAAATACTTCTAATAAAAAGCATGGATTCTGTTGAAAAGGGATATGAAGAATTTGGAACTGGAATAAATGCAGATGAGTGCGTACCTTCTGCAGTCCATACTTTTTTTGCAACAGGCAATTTTAGGGATGGGATGATTTTTGCAGTAAATGCCGGCGGAGATACAGATAGTTTAGGAAGTATGTTTGGAGCTATTGCAGGAGCTCACTACGGGTTTCATAATATCCCCAAAAAATGGGTTGAGGGGATTAAAAATAGGGATTATTTAATAAGTTTGGCAGATTACCTTTACAAGATTAAATTTAATCACGAATATTATTAATTTCAAATCTTACCTCTATTATAATATATACTCAAAGCAACATAAAAAGACTAATTAATAAATATCCAAGACAAGGAGGGGTAATTATGCCAGAATATGATTTTGAAATAAAATATGGTCCATCCTATTCTCTCTTGAAAATAAACCTTGAAAATCAAGAAATCACTGCCGAAACTGGTGCGATGGTATATATGGATAAGAGTATAAACATCGACACCAATATGAAGGGAGGATTAATCGGAGCTCTGAAGAGAGCAGTTGTTGGAGAAAATTTATTCTTAAATAAGTTTAAAGGAACTGGAACATTGGCGTTATCTCCAAGTTATGTTGGGGACATAGTACATCATGATTTAGAAGGAGCTCTTTATGTTCAAAGTGGGGCCTATTTGGCATCTTCTCCAAATGTGAAAATAGATACAAAATTTGGTGGGACCAAATCATTTTTCGGTGGTAAAGGATTATTTTTAATGAAGTTAGATGGCGAAGGAGATGTATTTTTATCATCCTTTGGAGCATTGGAAACCATAGAATTGAACGATGAGAGTTTAGTTGTTGACAACGGTAACCTTGTAGGTTTTACGGAAGGGCTGAATTATTCACTAAAGAGAATTGGAGGTTTAAAATCCACTTTGTTAGGTGGAGAGGGGGCAGTTTATGAATTTAACGGTACTGGAAAAGTATATATTCAAACAAGAAATGTTGAGACGTTTGCAGACTTTTTAATGAAGTACTTGCCTATTCAACCTAGAAAATAGTACATCATCCCTATTTTTTTGAATCGTTTAAATTCGAACTAAAAATGCGTGAATAACTAATAATATAAAAAATAACAATAACTATCACAAAAATAACAATAAATTAATAAAAAAATTTAAAAAAAGCTTTGGAGGTTTATAATAAGCCTGCCGCATCTAATGCTAATTTAACTTCTTCTGTTGAAGCTTCTTTTTCAATTTCTACCTTTTTGTCGGTAGGTTCAAGGTGTTTTATGTTGCATCTTCTTCTTTTTACGTTTCCGTCAACAACAACAAAGTTTTTGTCTAATACATCAACAACAACACATGTTTTTCCAGCTTCTCTACCTAATGTTTTAATACAAACTCTTCCTACTTCAATTGCAGCCATTTTACCTCACCTTATTTTTTGTTGTTGTGATCGTCGCCAATCACAAGTCATTCTTCAAATAGGGAGATATTTACTATCATCCTTTAATGCTTTCAATTGATTTGCAGATGATATTAAATACCCCTTCGATATTCCATTTTGATGAATCAATCATTATATTGTATATTGAGAGATCATCTATATCTATATTATAGATTTCTTTATATCTTTTTTTCTCGCTATTCTCTCTTTTTATCATTTTCTCTAATGCAAGCTCAATATCTTCATTTTCCCTTTCACTTATTCTCTTACATCTAACCATTGGGGGCGCCTTTAGCCATATTGACACTGTAGGCTCAACATCGTTGTTTTTTAACATCCATGCGGCAAGCCTACCTTCAAGTACTATATTTCCTTTTTTTGCCAATTCTACCTGTCTTCTGTCTATTTCTTTATCAATTTCGGGATTTTGTTCGGCGTACTTACTAAATTCATTTAGATCCATGTTCATTTCTTTTGCCATGTCTCTGAAGATGAACCCAGCGCATACGTGTTCAAGACCGTATTTCTCAGCTATCATCTTTGCCATAGTTGTAGTTCCTGTCCCAGGTAGTCCCCCGATGGTTATAATCATTCTAACACCTTTTCAACGAACTTGAAGATATTTTTTACATTAGAAAGTTCTTGCTTTTTCAATCATAACTCTTTTGAGACATTTTGGGCATAAGTAGCCACCAAATGGTCTTTCAGGTCTCTTTTCTGTTTTAGCTAACTTTGAGATCTCTGCAGGTCTTCCTCTAGGAACACCATTTAAGAGAGCTCCACAAGTTGCACACTTGTGTTTTGATACCTTTTTTCTTCTGTAGTGTATTGTAGTTTTGTTTCCAGGTATTCTTTTTGATATTTTTTTGTATGACCCGGATTTATATCTAGGGGCAGGCATTATTATTACCTCCTATATTTTTCAACATTTATTTTGTTTTAAAGTATATAAATATTACAGTTATAAAAAAATTGTAATAATCTTTAATTTGAATATACTCAATTAAAATAACCAATATTGAGACAATCCCAAAACACGTGATTTAGTTAATATATTTTCAGTTTTGGGGCCGACTCATTAATAAAATGGTAGATTAACTATACATTTATAGTATATAAAATTTTTTGTTAAATTGGATATTAAAAAATAGTTCAAATTAGTTTTTATAATTATTCATAGGTACAATCTATAACGTTAAACTAAAATTAAATTAGGCTATTTCCCTCAGTTTTTTATAAACTTCTGGGAGAATATCTATTTATAAATATAATTATTTAAAGTAGGAATGTGTCAACTATACATACAATTATTATCATTCTTTACCGCTCATCCTGAAGAAAATATTCTATCCATTTTCTCAGCTCTACCGCCATAAAGAATAAAATAGTGGCAATAAATACAAAAACAAAATTTTGAATAGTCAGATGAACCGTATGGAACAGATCTGAAAATACATAGATCGCCATAAACTGCAATACAATACCTACTGAGATGCCTAGCCAAATATATGGGTTTATGGTTAAACTTCTCTTTATATTCTTGAAAAATGGCTCACTTTCTTTTTGGGCCTGAATTCCATTAAACCACTGGGAAACCACCATTGAAGTAAAAACGGTTGTTATTGTTTCCCCATAGGGGTAGCCATTCTTAAGCATGTATATATATAGAATCAAATTGATTATGGCTATAACGACTGAAGTATATAGTATTCTAAGAATCTGAAACTTATCTAAAAACTTATCTTCTAGTTTAACTGGCTTTTTTTTCATTACATTTCCTTCTTCCTTTATAAATGGAAATGTTTTATCCTGCACCCCGTCAGCTACTATGTTTATCCACAGTATTTGAGTTGGATAAAGTGGTAAATTAAGCCCAAGAATTATGGCGGATGAGATTAAAAGTATTTCACCTAAGTTGGTTGAAACCAGGTAGTATATGACTTTCCTTATATTATTTGATATGACCCTTCCCTGCTTTATTGCATTTACTATTACCTTTAAATTGTTATCCGTTATAATCATTTTTGAAACTGATTTAGCAGCCTCTGTGCCTCCACCCATAGCAATTCCCAAATCTGCAACTTTTAAAGCAGGTACATCATTTACACCATCCCCGGTTACTGCAACAATTTCTTTGTCTTCCTGAAGGGTTTTTACTATTCTGAATTTATGTTCTGGCAATGCCCTGGCAATAACTGATGTATTTTTTAAAGTAGATATTAATGTTTTATCATCCATATCTTCTATTTCTTTTCCAGTTAAAACTCTATCTCCTTTTTCATATATTCCTATTTCCCTAGCTATGGCTCTTGCAGTTAATGGGTAATCTCCAGTTATCATTATCACCCTTATACCTGCAGCTTTTGCAGTCAAAACCGCCTCTTTTACACCTTCTTTTGGAGGATCTAAAAATCCTATAAGGCCCACTATTCTGAACTTCCAGCTATCTGGACTTTTCCAGCTATCTTCCCCTATTCCAAATGCTAAAACTCTAAGGCCATTTTCAGCCATTTTATCATGAATTTTATCGAACGTTTTGAACTCTTCTTTGTTTGTTGCCTTTTCTTTTAGGAATTCGTAAGACCCTTTTACAAAAAGTTGTTCCCTATCTTCTTTACATTCTTCATGTCCTTTACATTTTTTCTCAGATTTATTGACCGAAGCCATCATTCTAAGTTTTGTGTCAAATGGATGGATAAAAATCTGGGGATACTTATTTCTTAGATCGTTATACTCGTCACTTAGCCAGTTTGCAAGTGCAACATCTATAGGATCTCCTTTTCCATCACCACCGGCTTCGTTTGCAAGTGCCGCCACAAGTTTAACTTCCTCAATATTTGGGGAAAAAACATCCTTAACTACAATTTTTCCTTCAGTTATTGTTCCGGTTTTATCAGATGCTATAACTGTTGTGCTACCAAGGGTTTCCACAGATGGAAGGTGCCTAACTAAAACCTGTTTTTTATTTAACATCAGAGCTCCTATTGCTAAAACAAGTGTTACCACAATAGGTAGCCCCTCAGGAACTGCAGAAACAAGCAATGCCACGAGAATATACATCATATGTGAAAACTCCCTTCCTTGGAGTGTCCCTATAATACCTATAAGAAATAGTAAGAACATCAAAAAGATAATGAATCTCTTTGAAAAAATGGCAATTGCTCTTGTAAGTGGACTATCTGGAGACTCTTCCTGTACTTTTTCTGCAATTGATGCAAGATATGTATCTCCCCCCGTTTTAACAACTATAGCTTTTCCAGAACCTTTAACTACAAAAGTTCCTGATAACGCCATGTTTTTTAGATCGTAAGGGAGTGTATTTTCGGGTAAAGTATATGATGCATCTTTTTCAGCAGGCATAGACTCTCCAGTAATGGTGGATTCATTAATTAATAAGCTATTGCTTTCAATTAGTCTCAAGTCAGCTGAAACAACATCCCCCTCAGATAAAATAACAAAATCCCCTGGAACCAATTCCAAAGATGGGATTTCAAAAACCTTTCCATCCCTTAAAATCCTAACCCTGTGTTCGGTTAATTTTCTCAAGGCCTTTAACGACTTTTCAGTTTTAAGTTCCTGCCAGAACCCAAGAAAACTGTTTATAAAAACTATGCCGATAATAAGAAAAAAATCTTTTATATCGCCTATATAAAAAGCCAAAATGGATGCAAAAATCAGGATATAAATAACTGGGTCCTTAAATTGTTTTAAAAATATTGAAATATTACTTGTTTTTTCATCTTTTAGGAGATTTTTGCCAAAAATGTTTATTCTTCTTTCCGCTTCTTTTGAAGAAATTCCCTCTTGAGAAGTATCAAGTTTTTCAAAGGTTTCTTCAATTGTTAAAGATTGTGCATTATTTGGAATATCCATTGTACCCCCCGAAATAAATAAAAACCGAAATAAAAAATAAAAAATTAAAATGGATTTAGAGCCCTGCAATAACGTCTATTTCAATTAAAGCACCTTTAGGTAGGTTGCTTACCCCCACAGTTACCCTGGCAGGTTTATGATTATCGAAGTATCTTCCATAAATTTCATTTACCTTTTGGAAGTCGTCCATATTTTTTAGGTAGATCGTTGTTTTTAGTACGTTATTGAATTGCATTCCCGCAGCTTCAAGTATGGCTTTAATGTTTTCCATGACTCTTTCAGTCTGCTCTTCAATAGTTCCATTTATGAGTTCTTGGTTAAGCGGATTTATGGCTATCTGTCCCGATATAAAAAGAAGATTTCCATACATTACTGCTTGAGAATAAGGTCCTATGGCTTTTGGAGCATTTTCTGTATTGATTATCTTCATCAAATCCCCTCGATCTATTATATTTATGATATATGCGGGAAGATATATAATAATACACCTAATTAAAAATAATGTGTAACTACCTAAATTTAAAGATTGAAAATACTAAAAAATAATTCCATGATGCTAACTTTTTGTTTTTTAGTTTTAAAAAATTCAACAATATAGGATTAAACACTAGGTGCTATAGATGATAAAACTTTAATTTAATTATTTAATTTAGTTATTCAAAAAGAGAGAAAAGAAGAAAAATTATTGAAAACCATTAAAAAAGCGTTATAAATCTTTTAAAAATAAACTTTTTTAAGTCCCACGGCATATACTACTTTAAAGGACTTGATTATTCCCATCGGTTTTTAAACTATGTATAAAATAGGTGTAAATATTCCTTTTTAGCGGTTTTTATCTAATAGTTTATCAAAAAAGTTAAGGCGCAGGGGAAGGGATTTGAACCCTTGCGGAGCAAAGCTCCACCGGATTTCAAGGACTATTGTTTTATTTTAGACTAGTTTCCATTATTATTTCGGATATATTTTATATATCTTACTGTTATATTTTTATTGTTGCATTATGTATACTGTTCATTGTTATTTTGTAATTATTTTGATTATTTGTTGAATGTCTCTTTTACTTTGGTTTGGTGATGTGCGGGATTTTTTAAAAAAATATGTTTTTTCATTATTTATGGTCTGTTTTTTCCTATTTATTCGGATATTTCGATATATTTATATTGTAGTTTTTACATACATTTTATTAAATCTATTTTAAGCTCTCTCCCCCTCTGAGATGCTATCGGTGAAGAGGTGGCTTTTAAGGTAGTCATTAGTATCGCTATTTTTTGAATATTTGTTTTCATGAATCTATTGGGGTGTTATTATGATTGCCATATGTCCTCATTGTCTTAGTCCAGTTGCTTGTTTTGATAAGGATTACATGAACGGGGAGATTAAAGCGGTTAAAGTTGATGTGGAAAATTCAAAATGCAGCGTT
Coding sequences within it:
- a CDS encoding DUF134 domain-containing protein, yielding MRFRKGRPKIPRLISEEPRVVLFKPAGTPTAELEVLNLTLEELESVRLVDYMGYSHEEAANAMGISRRVFWSILKSARKKIVDVLINGKALSIGGGHYQIRECGSYEECGREKRCRFRLLPCKKSNSDLE
- a CDS encoding 50S ribosomal protein L34e, encoding MPAPRYKSGSYKKISKRIPGNKTTIHYRRKKVSKHKCATCGALLNGVPRGRPAEISKLAKTEKRPERPFGGYLCPKCLKRVMIEKARTF
- a CDS encoding ADP-ribosylglycohydrolase family protein, yielding MLSKFRGAILGLSIGDALGMPSEGLTKEEIKLNYGKIEDYSSPKNHFEGILTAGDYTDDTQQTIAMIKSIKPEGFSMELFIKNLIDWYNNSPIGMGPTSEKAIKNLINGNYEGVNSKTCGAAMRVAPLGLYYYDNLLELKKHVIESSKITHNNKDAIAGALTIAFFVASCLGNQDCKNKEYLKKCSEFVSDVSEDFAEKILLIKSMDSVEKGYEEFGTGINADECVPSAVHTFFATGNFRDGMIFAVNAGGDTDSLGSMFGAIAGAHYGFHNIPKKWVEGIKNRDYLISLADYLYKIKFNHEYY
- a CDS encoding RidA family protein, with product MKIINTENAPKAIGPYSQAVMYGNLLFISGQIAINPLNQELINGTIEEQTERVMENIKAILEAAGMQFNNVLKTTIYLKNMDDFQKVNEIYGRYFDNHKPARVTVGVSNLPKGALIEIDVIAGL
- the atwA gene encoding methyl coenzyme M reductase system, component A2, yielding MLLLEVKNVSKKFGDTEVLKNISFELNEGEVLGVLGRSGSGKSVLLHMLRGMDGYEPTEGKIIYHIAQCEECGEVDGPSKDGETCGCGGTFKKITVDFWNNKETTYYLKKKIAIMLQRTFALYGERSVIENILEALQNAGIEGPEATETALKLIKMVKLEHRITHIARDLSGGEKQRVVLARQIAKKPFIFLADEPTGTLDPRTGKLVHDALMNAVIKNKIAMVITSHWPEVVAELSQKAIWLENGEIKMAGDSNAIVEEFMKTVTSLKKVEEVEIRDELIKLENIEKKYCSVERGVIKAVDGVNLTINEMEIFGLVGVSGAGKTTLSKIIAGVLQPSKGKYFFRLGDEWIDMTKPGPANRGRAKRYIGMLFQEYSLYPHRTILYNLTESIGLEMPGEFARMKAEHTLVSVGFTEEEAEKILDKYPKELSVGERHRVALAQVLIREPHVILLDEPTGTMDPLTRNMVAESIQKSRKDLEQTYIIVSHDMDFVLNVCDRAALVRNGKIMKVGKPEEIVNILTEEEKDEMLKQ
- a CDS encoding TIGR00266 family protein, which codes for MPEYDFEIKYGPSYSLLKINLENQEITAETGAMVYMDKSINIDTNMKGGLIGALKRAVVGENLFLNKFKGTGTLALSPSYVGDIVHHDLEGALYVQSGAYLASSPNVKIDTKFGGTKSFFGGKGLFLMKLDGEGDVFLSSFGALETIELNDESLVVDNGNLVGFTEGLNYSLKRIGGLKSTLLGGEGAVYEFNGTGKVYIQTRNVETFADFLMKYLPIQPRK
- a CDS encoding 50S ribosomal protein L14e codes for the protein MAAIEVGRVCIKTLGREAGKTCVVVDVLDKNFVVVDGNVKRRRCNIKHLEPTDKKVEIEKEASTEEVKLALDAAGLL
- a CDS encoding sugar phosphate isomerase/epimerase, with protein sequence MIKIGCSTLFFWEYPIEEIADIFQDLGLRCMEFFPENPDFWKKRDSLDYVNSLKDVLSKFCLTVHAPYIELNPSSINPYIQKASIMETLWAIELANLYGAKYLTIHPGKRPTSRAPTEDEYIKFYEYLDISLKYAEEKNIILCLENPRKKVNNICYSVEEMKSVLEKFNSKNLKMTLDFAHARENSSNFVDELHEQIKNVHISGVIDNKDHYPLRYSMVDFSEPLKKLVHEYGYKNCINLELNDLNYNKELSNQPFKKRLNRKRWPTLESKTFLKARDEKISEVIKEIEYLEELIGK
- the cmk gene encoding (d)CMP kinase, which translates into the protein MIITIGGLPGTGTTTMAKMIAEKYGLEHVCAGFIFRDMAKEMNMDLNEFSKYAEQNPEIDKEIDRRQVELAKKGNIVLEGRLAAWMLKNNDVEPTVSIWLKAPPMVRCKRISERENEDIELALEKMIKRENSEKKRYKEIYNIDIDDLSIYNIMIDSSKWNIEGVFNIICKSIESIKG
- a CDS encoding cation-transporting P-type ATPase; its protein translation is MDIPNNAQSLTIEETFEKLDTSQEGISSKEAERRINIFGKNLLKDEKTSNISIFLKQFKDPVIYILIFASILAFYIGDIKDFFLIIGIVFINSFLGFWQELKTEKSLKALRKLTEHRVRILRDGKVFEIPSLELVPGDFVILSEGDVVSADLRLIESNSLLINESTITGESMPAEKDASYTLPENTLPYDLKNMALSGTFVVKGSGKAIVVKTGGDTYLASIAEKVQEESPDSPLTRAIAIFSKRFIIFLMFLLFLIGIIGTLQGREFSHMMYILVALLVSAVPEGLPIVVTLVLAIGALMLNKKQVLVRHLPSVETLGSTTVIASDKTGTITEGKIVVKDVFSPNIEEVKLVAALANEAGGDGKGDPIDVALANWLSDEYNDLRNKYPQIFIHPFDTKLRMMASVNKSEKKCKGHEECKEDREQLFVKGSYEFLKEKATNKEEFKTFDKIHDKMAENGLRVLAFGIGEDSWKSPDSWKFRIVGLIGFLDPPKEGVKEAVLTAKAAGIRVIMITGDYPLTARAIAREIGIYEKGDRVLTGKEIEDMDDKTLISTLKNTSVIARALPEHKFRIVKTLQEDKEIVAVTGDGVNDVPALKVADLGIAMGGGTEAAKSVSKMIITDNNLKVIVNAIKQGRVISNNIRKVIYYLVSTNLGEILLISSAIILGLNLPLYPTQILWINIVADGVQDKTFPFIKEEGNVMKKKPVKLEDKFLDKFQILRILYTSVVIAIINLILYIYMLKNGYPYGETITTVFTSMVVSQWFNGIQAQKESEPFFKNIKRSLTINPYIWLGISVGIVLQFMAIYVFSDLFHTVHLTIQNFVFVFIATILFFMAVELRKWIEYFLQDER